In the genome of Microbacterium endophyticum, one region contains:
- a CDS encoding serine hydrolase domain-containing protein: MRTRRLILAAILTGLAVLVTACSTGQANNAPDASSEEGVREETASRFAELLNENGVPGGVLVVRQGGTEQAYPVGVANESGAAVTDDTLFAYRSVTKSFVVTALLQLADEGVVDLDAPSTSQFDGMNPAVTPRQLAVMRSGVPNYSAQPELLSLIQENPERRWDDSELLSLVAGVPESFAPGTSYQYSNTNTVLIGQIIEAATGSAWSQVVKDRILTPLGLDSVVYPDNDTSITNIASPYAVDSDGAEALPVVQASAFSAAGGLYGTASDLAAWAEALGTGSVLSAAVQQERLESFSSTSADEASPYYEEYGLGIGKIGDWVGHTGNGLGYQSLAMYNTTTGMSIAICLNASGEDGDLPAHILEALEDDITTQ, from the coding sequence ATGCGAACGCGACGTTTGATATTGGCAGCAATACTCACGGGGCTTGCCGTGCTCGTCACCGCCTGCAGCACCGGGCAGGCAAACAACGCACCTGATGCGTCGAGCGAGGAAGGTGTGAGAGAGGAGACTGCCAGCCGCTTCGCAGAGCTCCTCAACGAGAACGGTGTACCAGGAGGCGTGCTGGTCGTGCGCCAAGGTGGGACTGAGCAGGCCTATCCCGTCGGTGTGGCTAATGAATCCGGTGCGGCAGTCACCGATGACACACTCTTCGCATACCGCAGTGTGACCAAATCCTTCGTGGTCACCGCACTGCTGCAACTCGCTGACGAAGGAGTTGTCGATCTCGACGCACCCTCGACGTCGCAATTCGACGGCATGAATCCGGCTGTGACGCCGAGGCAGTTAGCCGTCATGCGTTCCGGAGTGCCGAACTACTCAGCGCAACCCGAGCTTCTCTCTCTCATACAAGAAAACCCCGAACGCCGTTGGGACGACAGCGAACTTCTGAGTCTCGTGGCGGGTGTACCAGAGAGCTTCGCGCCGGGTACTTCGTACCAGTACTCCAACACGAACACGGTTTTGATCGGTCAGATTATTGAGGCCGCAACCGGAAGCGCCTGGAGTCAGGTCGTCAAGGATCGCATTCTGACGCCTCTGGGACTCGACAGCGTCGTCTATCCCGACAACGACACGAGCATTACGAACATAGCCTCGCCCTACGCAGTTGACTCAGATGGCGCAGAGGCCCTGCCGGTCGTGCAAGCGAGTGCATTCAGCGCAGCGGGCGGACTGTACGGAACTGCATCCGATCTCGCGGCCTGGGCCGAGGCCCTCGGAACCGGAAGCGTCCTCAGCGCCGCTGTGCAGCAAGAACGTCTTGAATCTTTTTCATCCACGTCCGCAGACGAAGCCAGCCCGTACTACGAAGAGTACGGGCTGGGTATCGGCAAAATCGGTGACTGGGTGGGGCACACCGGCAACGGTCTCGGCTACCAGTCACTCGCGATGTACAACACCACAACAGGTATGTCGATTGCGATCTGCCTGAACGCGAGCGGTGAGGACGGCGACCTCCCAGCGCACATCCTCGAAGCCCTCGAGGATGACATCACTACGCAATAA
- the dapD gene encoding 2,3,4,5-tetrahydropyridine-2,6-dicarboxylate N-succinyltransferase, producing the protein MSNERWIWAQGLSTTAENGTVLDAWFPHVHEGQAPSASNLPELPSELSALATPDPRRSVTVEVVVVEIDLDAAPASTHDAYLRLHALSHRIAAPNTLNLDGLFGVLPNVAWTTAGPVHPDDLTRLRPALMRAGIQVQSIDKFPRLLDYVTPDGVRIADASRVRLGAHLAPGTTVMHEGFVNFNAGTLGASMVEGRISQGVVVGDGSDIGGGASIMGTLSGGGNHRVSIGARTLLGANAGIGISLGDDCIVEAGLYVTAGSKIVLADEPVQADGARPVVKGAALSGSNGILIRRNSLTGAIEAVKRGGVGVTLNAALHA; encoded by the coding sequence ATGAGCAACGAACGATGGATCTGGGCGCAAGGCTTATCGACGACGGCAGAGAACGGGACTGTTCTCGATGCCTGGTTTCCTCACGTCCACGAGGGACAAGCCCCGTCCGCGTCGAACCTCCCGGAACTCCCGTCCGAGCTTTCAGCGCTTGCCACTCCCGATCCTCGCAGGTCAGTGACCGTCGAGGTCGTCGTCGTCGAGATCGATTTGGATGCCGCGCCCGCGTCTACTCACGATGCGTACCTGCGCCTTCACGCCCTTTCGCACCGCATCGCGGCGCCGAACACCCTCAACCTCGATGGACTCTTCGGCGTGCTTCCGAACGTAGCGTGGACGACGGCCGGACCGGTACATCCCGACGACCTCACTCGCCTTCGCCCCGCGCTGATGCGCGCGGGAATCCAGGTCCAGAGCATTGACAAATTCCCGCGCCTGCTCGACTACGTCACGCCTGATGGCGTGCGCATCGCAGACGCATCGCGAGTGCGGTTGGGAGCTCATCTTGCTCCCGGCACAACCGTCATGCACGAGGGCTTTGTGAACTTCAACGCCGGGACTCTCGGCGCATCCATGGTTGAGGGCCGCATCTCACAGGGTGTCGTGGTCGGCGACGGCAGCGACATCGGCGGCGGTGCGTCAATCATGGGTACGCTCTCGGGCGGCGGAAACCACAGAGTCTCCATCGGAGCACGCACGCTGCTCGGCGCAAACGCTGGCATCGGCATTTCGCTCGGAGATGACTGCATCGTCGAGGCAGGGCTCTACGTCACAGCGGGCTCCAAAATTGTGCTCGCAGACGAACCTGTGCAAGCGGATGGCGCCCGCCCGGTCGTGAAAGGCGCAGCACTATCGGGGAGCAACGGCATCCTCATCCGGCGAAACTCGCTCACCGGCGCCATCGAAGCGGTCAAGCGCGGCGGTGTCGGGGTCACGCTGAATGCGGCACTCCACGCGTAG
- a CDS encoding AzlD domain-containing protein, producing the protein MTAWTAVLLASIACVLLKTLGYLVPPSLLSAPRPARIAELLTVALLGALVAVQTFASGQELVVDARIPALFAAGILLWLRAPFVVVVIAAASVAAVLRAIGLAA; encoded by the coding sequence GTGACGGCGTGGACAGCGGTGCTCCTGGCATCAATCGCCTGTGTGCTGCTGAAGACACTCGGTTATCTCGTGCCGCCGTCGTTGCTCTCAGCTCCGCGCCCGGCGCGAATCGCGGAACTACTGACTGTGGCCCTTCTCGGGGCCCTTGTGGCGGTACAGACGTTTGCCTCGGGCCAAGAACTGGTTGTAGATGCCAGGATCCCCGCACTCTTCGCAGCGGGAATCCTGCTGTGGCTGCGCGCACCGTTCGTCGTGGTCGTCATTGCTGCGGCATCGGTTGCCGCCGTGCTGCGTGCGATCGGGCTCGCCGCATAG
- the fdxA gene encoding ferredoxin — protein MTYVIALPCVDVKDRACIDECPVDCIYEGERSLYIHPDECVDCGACEPACPVEAIYYEDDLPDEWQDYYKANVEFFDDIGSPGGAAKVGVIASDHPFIAALPPQAH, from the coding sequence ATGACGTATGTGATCGCCCTTCCGTGCGTCGATGTGAAGGATCGTGCCTGCATCGACGAGTGCCCCGTCGACTGCATTTATGAGGGGGAGCGTTCGCTATACATTCACCCCGACGAATGCGTCGACTGTGGTGCGTGTGAACCCGCCTGTCCGGTAGAAGCGATCTACTACGAAGACGATCTTCCCGACGAGTGGCAGGACTACTACAAAGCGAACGTCGAGTTCTTCGACGACATCGGCTCTCCCGGTGGTGCCGCGAAGGTCGGTGTGATCGCGAGCGACCACCCGTTCATCGCCGCGCTCCCGCCCCAAGCGCACTGA
- a CDS encoding histidinol dehydrogenase yields the protein MNVGRISAWVISLIVGAAYGAAGTISQAYMLWGIPLGLAISMIACAAVLAAIRLLSEDRWSTLAAGVGMVVITLVLSGSGPGGSVVVEASTLGVVWTVAVPLIVAIVVAWPDLRSPRAEDA from the coding sequence GTGAATGTCGGACGAATTAGCGCGTGGGTCATCAGCCTTATCGTGGGAGCTGCTTATGGCGCGGCTGGGACGATATCGCAGGCATACATGCTGTGGGGTATTCCGTTGGGACTCGCTATCTCGATGATCGCGTGCGCCGCGGTTCTTGCCGCGATTCGCCTTCTTTCCGAAGACCGCTGGTCAACGCTTGCTGCGGGCGTGGGGATGGTTGTGATCACACTGGTGCTCTCGGGGAGCGGGCCCGGTGGTTCTGTAGTTGTCGAGGCATCCACACTCGGAGTTGTGTGGACAGTCGCGGTACCTCTCATCGTCGCGATAGTTGTCGCATGGCCCGACCTTCGCAGCCCGAGGGCTGAGGACGCTTAG
- the ppk2 gene encoding polyphosphate kinase 2, protein MPTRVPKKPYERELKKLQAQLVDMQAWVQETGARVVVIFEGRDAAGKGSTINRVSAYLNPRVTRIVALPSPTPRQKSEWYFQRYIAHLPAAGEIVLMDRSWYNRAGVERVMGYCTQEEYTRFLRQAPIFERMLVEDGILLLKYWFSVSDVEQERRFRDRADDPMRRWKLSPNDVASITEWESYSLAKDAMLIHTDIPEAPWFEVDNEDKRRGRLNMISHLLNQVPWTVIEREVVKIPSRPQSQGYERPPRENIVTVPDYASEVIGKKKKKD, encoded by the coding sequence ATGCCTACGCGTGTGCCCAAGAAGCCGTACGAGCGGGAGCTGAAGAAGCTGCAGGCACAGCTCGTAGACATGCAAGCCTGGGTCCAAGAAACCGGCGCTCGAGTAGTCGTCATCTTCGAAGGCCGCGATGCCGCTGGCAAAGGCTCGACGATCAACCGAGTTTCCGCGTATCTCAATCCCCGCGTGACCCGAATAGTTGCACTTCCATCACCGACTCCGCGACAGAAGAGCGAGTGGTACTTCCAGCGCTACATCGCGCATCTACCCGCGGCCGGCGAGATCGTGCTGATGGACCGGTCTTGGTACAACCGCGCTGGCGTTGAGCGCGTCATGGGATATTGCACGCAAGAGGAATACACCAGGTTCTTGCGTCAAGCACCGATTTTTGAGCGGATGCTGGTAGAAGACGGCATCCTGCTCCTGAAGTACTGGTTCAGCGTGTCCGATGTGGAGCAGGAGCGCCGCTTTCGAGATCGCGCGGACGATCCGATGCGCCGTTGGAAGCTCAGCCCGAATGACGTGGCGTCCATCACCGAATGGGAAAGCTATTCGCTTGCCAAAGACGCGATGCTCATCCATACCGACATTCCCGAGGCTCCCTGGTTCGAAGTCGACAATGAAGACAAGCGACGTGGCCGCCTGAATATGATTTCGCATCTGCTCAATCAGGTGCCGTGGACCGTCATCGAGCGGGAAGTCGTCAAAATTCCGTCGCGCCCGCAGTCGCAAGGCTACGAGCGACCGCCGCGCGAGAACATCGTGACGGTCCCCGACTACGCGTCAGAAGTAATAGGGAAGAAAAAGAAAAAAGACTAG
- the dapC gene encoding succinyldiaminopimelate transaminase — protein MGVADLAEYPWDAVAPYAATARSHPDGIVDLSIGSPVDPTPEVIATSLAAATDAHAYPQTMGTADLRDAITQWYSRRRAVEGLSRNNVLPTVGSKELVALLPLLLGLGPGDVVVHPRAAYPTYEVGARLVGATPLASDDPAEWPEATRLVWINSPGNPDGYVWDATALRGAKERAESLGAVLASDECYAELGWDAPWDVDPIPSVLDARVAQGSFTGLLSVYSLSKQSNLAGYRAAFIAGDEVLISKLLTARKHLGLMPPAPVQAAMTVALGDDDHVALQKERYRARRALLKPAIESAGFRVDRSEAGLYLWATEGKDAWDSLATLSRLGILAGPGHFYGGDFSQHVRFSLTATDERIRAAATRLAGL, from the coding sequence ATGGGCGTTGCAGACCTCGCGGAATACCCCTGGGATGCTGTCGCTCCCTACGCAGCGACAGCCCGCTCCCACCCGGACGGCATCGTCGATTTGTCGATCGGTTCCCCGGTCGATCCGACACCTGAGGTCATCGCGACGTCGCTGGCCGCCGCGACCGATGCGCACGCGTACCCGCAGACAATGGGAACGGCGGATCTGCGCGATGCAATAACCCAGTGGTATTCGCGCCGGCGTGCTGTCGAGGGGCTCAGTCGGAATAACGTGCTGCCCACGGTCGGATCCAAAGAGCTCGTCGCGTTGCTTCCTTTGCTGCTTGGGCTGGGCCCCGGCGACGTCGTCGTCCATCCGCGTGCCGCTTACCCGACATATGAGGTGGGTGCACGGCTCGTAGGAGCTACACCGCTCGCTTCGGATGATCCGGCCGAATGGCCGGAAGCTACTCGACTCGTCTGGATCAACTCGCCCGGAAATCCTGACGGTTACGTCTGGGATGCTACTGCGCTTCGTGGGGCGAAAGAACGTGCCGAGTCTCTTGGCGCCGTGCTCGCGAGCGACGAATGCTATGCCGAGTTGGGGTGGGATGCTCCTTGGGATGTCGACCCCATCCCATCGGTACTTGATGCGCGAGTCGCGCAGGGCAGTTTCACCGGGCTGCTTTCGGTGTACTCGCTCAGCAAACAATCGAACCTGGCCGGTTATCGGGCCGCGTTCATCGCCGGGGATGAAGTTCTCATCTCCAAGCTTTTAACCGCACGCAAACACCTCGGCTTGATGCCACCCGCACCTGTGCAGGCCGCCATGACTGTTGCTCTTGGCGACGATGACCATGTGGCTCTGCAAAAGGAGCGTTATCGCGCGCGACGCGCGCTGCTGAAGCCCGCGATCGAGTCAGCCGGGTTCCGCGTCGACAGAAGTGAAGCAGGGCTTTATCTGTGGGCGACGGAGGGCAAAGACGCCTGGGACAGCCTCGCGACGCTTTCACGTCTCGGCATCCTGGCCGGACCAGGCCACTTCTATGGCGGCGACTTCTCGCAGCACGTGCGTTTTTCGCTGACGGCGACAGACGAAAGAATCAGGGCAGCTGCTACACGTCTTGCGGGTCTTTAG
- a CDS encoding AzlC family ABC transporter permease, which yields MTRSETNESQRPWRQAWSVALASSAYGVSFGALAVASGLDVWQTCVLSLLMFTGGSQFAFIGVIGAGGLAAAPSAIASAALLGVRNVAYGIRMSPVVGGGFWRRLAAAQLTIDESTAVALAQSTPRGRTIGFWATGIAIYAGWNITTLAGALAGDVLGDVSKYGLDAAAAAAFLALLWPRLRSRQTVAVAAAAAVVATIMTPVSMPGVPVIVAALVAIVVGWFNWLQPQQPEPVEGEANP from the coding sequence GTGACCCGCAGTGAGACGAATGAGTCGCAGCGCCCGTGGCGCCAAGCGTGGTCGGTCGCGCTCGCTTCGAGCGCGTACGGCGTCTCATTCGGTGCGCTCGCGGTTGCCTCGGGGCTGGACGTCTGGCAAACCTGCGTGCTGAGCCTCTTGATGTTCACGGGCGGTTCGCAGTTCGCGTTCATCGGCGTGATTGGCGCCGGGGGCCTCGCTGCGGCGCCGTCCGCGATCGCTTCGGCGGCGCTCCTCGGGGTGCGAAACGTGGCATATGGCATCCGCATGTCCCCGGTCGTCGGCGGCGGCTTTTGGCGAAGGCTTGCAGCCGCACAACTGACTATCGACGAATCAACGGCCGTGGCTCTCGCCCAGTCGACTCCACGCGGGCGAACGATCGGCTTCTGGGCGACAGGCATCGCCATCTATGCGGGTTGGAACATCACTACCCTTGCGGGGGCACTTGCGGGCGATGTGCTCGGTGACGTCAGCAAGTACGGGCTCGACGCGGCTGCTGCTGCAGCATTTCTCGCGCTGCTGTGGCCAAGGCTCCGTAGTCGCCAAACAGTCGCTGTCGCGGCGGCGGCGGCTGTCGTTGCGACCATAATGACGCCGGTATCGATGCCAGGGGTTCCGGTGATTGTGGCAGCACTCGTAGCGATCGTGGTCGGCTGGTTCAACTGGCTGCAGCCACAGCAGCCCGAGCCGGTCGAAGGCGAGGCGAACCCGTGA
- a CDS encoding helix-turn-helix domain-containing protein: MNNLGQKIARAVKREREAAGLSVSELARRSGVSKATVSQLESSGGNPSVETLWALATALGLPFAALIEEHSSAPTLVRRAASSGIHSSEATYTATLLAVSPPQTRRDVYVINAEPGPARRSEPHPRGTTEHVVMIAGEARVGPIVAPYTLATGDYLSYPGDEPHIFEALSPGTSAVLISEMR; the protein is encoded by the coding sequence ATGAACAACCTCGGGCAGAAGATAGCGCGCGCCGTGAAGCGTGAGCGCGAGGCCGCTGGCCTTTCGGTCTCGGAACTTGCTCGCCGCTCGGGCGTATCGAAGGCAACCGTCTCGCAGCTGGAGAGTAGCGGCGGAAACCCCAGCGTGGAAACGCTTTGGGCACTCGCCACAGCGCTGGGACTACCGTTTGCCGCCCTGATAGAAGAGCACTCGTCAGCGCCAACTCTCGTTCGACGCGCTGCGTCGTCGGGAATCCACTCCTCGGAGGCTACGTACACAGCAACGCTACTGGCGGTCAGTCCCCCGCAGACACGACGAGATGTCTATGTGATCAATGCTGAGCCGGGCCCGGCACGCCGTTCCGAACCTCACCCGCGGGGCACGACCGAGCATGTCGTGATGATCGCGGGCGAGGCGCGCGTGGGCCCGATAGTCGCTCCATACACCCTTGCGACGGGAGATTACCTCTCCTACCCCGGCGACGAGCCGCACATCTTCGAAGCGCTCAGCCCCGGGACATCTGCGGTCTTGATCTCCGAGATGCGATGA
- a CDS encoding citrate synthase: MSDADTHQNKATLNVGERSAEFPVLLGTDGAPSIDISTFTRQTGHTALDYGFVNTSATKSAITYIDGDEGILRYRGYPIEQLATHSSYLEVAWLLIYGELPSESELAEFDNKIRRHTLLHEDLKRFFSSLPPTAHPMSVLSAATAALSTYYEGESDPSNPEHVELNTIRMLAKLPVIAAYAHKKSVGQAFLYPDNSMSFVDNFLKLNFGVLSELYEINPVMSRALERLLILHEDHEQNASTSTVRLVGSTGANQFSSISAGINALYGPLHGGANEAVLDMLGRIRDSGESVQRFVERVKNKEDGVKLMGFGHRVYKNYDPRARLVKESADEVLRELGVKDPLLDLAKELEDIALNDDYFKERRLYPNVDFYTGVIYKAMGFPTRMFTVLFAIGRLPGWLAHWREMQTDPQTKIGRPQQLYTGSPQRDYPGV; this comes from the coding sequence GTGAGCGACGCGGACACGCACCAGAACAAGGCCACACTGAATGTGGGGGAGCGTTCTGCAGAGTTCCCGGTTTTACTTGGCACCGATGGTGCCCCCAGCATCGACATCTCGACCTTCACGCGTCAAACCGGCCATACCGCTCTCGACTACGGATTCGTCAACACGTCCGCAACGAAGTCAGCCATCACCTACATCGATGGTGATGAGGGCATCCTCCGCTACCGGGGCTACCCCATCGAGCAGCTCGCGACCCACTCCAGCTATCTCGAGGTCGCATGGTTGTTGATTTACGGTGAGCTGCCTTCTGAGAGCGAGCTTGCCGAGTTCGATAACAAGATTCGTCGCCACACTCTTTTGCACGAGGATCTCAAGCGTTTCTTCTCCTCGCTGCCACCGACGGCGCACCCGATGTCGGTGCTTTCGGCCGCAACCGCTGCGCTGTCGACGTATTACGAGGGCGAATCGGATCCATCGAACCCTGAGCACGTTGAACTCAACACGATTCGGATGCTCGCGAAGCTCCCCGTCATTGCTGCGTATGCCCACAAGAAGAGTGTCGGTCAGGCATTTTTGTACCCCGATAACTCGATGAGCTTCGTCGACAACTTTTTGAAGCTCAACTTCGGAGTTCTCAGCGAGCTCTATGAAATCAACCCGGTCATGTCTCGTGCGCTCGAGCGATTGCTTATCTTGCACGAGGACCACGAGCAGAATGCGTCGACATCGACGGTGCGTCTGGTTGGATCGACGGGCGCGAACCAGTTCTCCTCGATTTCTGCAGGCATCAACGCGCTGTACGGTCCGCTGCACGGTGGTGCGAACGAGGCTGTACTCGACATGCTCGGACGCATTCGAGACTCGGGAGAATCGGTGCAGCGTTTTGTCGAGCGGGTGAAGAACAAAGAAGACGGCGTAAAGCTGATGGGCTTCGGTCACCGCGTCTACAAGAATTATGATCCGCGCGCACGTCTCGTGAAGGAATCCGCTGATGAGGTTTTGCGCGAGCTGGGAGTCAAGGATCCGCTGCTCGATCTCGCGAAAGAGCTAGAAGATATTGCGCTGAATGACGACTACTTCAAGGAACGTCGGCTTTATCCCAACGTCGATTTCTACACCGGCGTGATTTACAAGGCGATGGGCTTTCCCACCCGCATGTTCACAGTGCTGTTCGCGATCGGTCGACTTCCCGGCTGGCTCGCGCACTGGCGTGAGATGCAAACAGATCCGCAGACCAAGATCGGTCGCCCCCAGCAGCTCTACACCGGATCGCCGCAGCGGGACTATCCGGGCGTCTAG